Genomic DNA from Canis lupus dingo isolate Sandy chromosome 4, ASM325472v2, whole genome shotgun sequence:
TATAGCCTATCTATCTAAGCAGCTAGACAGCACCGCCCGCGGATGGCAGCCCTGCCTTAGGGCGCTCGCAGCTGCTGCCTCCTTAACTAAGGAGGCTCTCAAATTGACTTTGGGACAACCCCTCGTGGTTTACTCCCCCCATCGACTTGGGGATCTTCTTAGCCACCGATCCCTGGCCCACCTAACCCCCTCTCGTCTCCAACTCTTCCATCTGCTATTCATCGAAAACCCTCAaatctccctctctatctctccccgCTTAAATCCTGCAACTCTGTTGCCTACACCTTCGCCTACCTCTGAACCCACTCACTCCTGCCCGCAGCTCATAGAGGatctcacccctccccaccctggacTCTCTGATCAGCCATTATCCAACCCTGACCGTATACTCTTTGTAGATGGCAGCTCCTTCCTGGCTGCGGATGGTCGGAGACACGCCGCCTATGCTGTAGTCACCCCAGAGACGGTAGTGGAGACAGTCCCCCTCCCAATTGGGACTACTTCCCAAAGGGCTGAACTTATAGCTCTCACCAGGGCTCTACATCTATCTAAGGGACAACGAGTCACCATCTACACCGACTCAAAATATGCCTATCTCATCGTTCATACTCATTCCGTCCTCTGGCAGGAGCGGGGATTTTTAACCTACCAAGGGGACGCCTATAGTAAATGGACCTCTCATTGCCAAATTGCTTGAGGCCCTTAGTCTGCCCACTGAGGTTGCAATCGTTCACTGTAGGGGCCATCAGACTTCTAAAGACATGGTCTCCATAGGAAATAATAAGGCCGACTCAGTGGCCAGGGAAACGGCCTTAAGTAACCCAatatctcccatcctcttcctTAATACCCCTCATCGACCTTTCTACTCTATAAAGGAAGCTCAagccctccaggccctgggaggaaaggcagaaagtAAAGGATGGATTTACATCCGAGGGAAGATTGCCCTCCCAGAAAACCTGGCCCATACCCTAATTACTGATATCCACCAATCTCTCCATATTGGCCCAAGGGCACTGAACCAGTTTCTCCAGCCCCTGTTTTACTATCCATCCCTACCTAAGGTGATTGAGGCTGTCCATAGGGCTTGTAAAACCTGCTCGGCCGTAAATGCACAGGGAGGAATCCGCAGGCCGGGGCCTAACCATCAGCTCCGAGGCCATCAGCCCGGTGAAGACTGGCAGCTGGACTTCACTCACATGCCCCGCCATAAAGCCTTTCGTTATCTACTGACTTTGGTTGATACTTTTACAGGATGGATTGAGGCATACCCCACAGCCAGAGAGACTGCAGATGTGGTGGCCACAATCCTCATCGAGCACATCATCCCGAGGTTTGGGTTACCCCGGACCCTACAGTCAGACAACGGGCCGGCATTTATCTCCAGTGTGACCCAACAGGTGGCCGAGAGCCTCAACATTACCTGGAAGCTGCACATCCCCTACCACCCTCAGTCTTCGGGTAAGGTGGAAAGGGCCAACGGGCTACTTAAGGCTCAACTCACTAAACTTACCCTGGAGACTCGCCTGTCGTGGCCCACACTGTTACCTATAGCTCTCACCAGACTCCGGGCGTCCCCCCGAGGACCATCAGGTTTGAGTCCCTTTGAGTTACTGTATGGTCGGCCCTTCCTTATCAACCACAACCTCCCGGCCATTCCTCCACCTCTTTTATCCTATCTGCCTTACCTTACCCTCCTCCGGGCCCTCTTGAGAACCCATGCCGATGCTGTCATTCCGGCCTCTCCACGAGACTTATCCCCAGGGGACCAGGTCCTTCTCAGAAATCtgcagccaggctccctgcagacccGATGGACCGGACCTCACACGGTGATCCTCACCACCCCAACCGCGGCAAAATTGCTGGGACATACGGCATGGATACACATCAACAACCTTAAACGGGCACCCACAGGTATCGAATGGACCTCCCAGATGGTGGGACCCACCAAACTCCGCCTGGCTAGGGCTCCTTCTCATACTTCTCCTGAGCCCCCCGATCCAAGCGGTAGAATGTGATTGCATGAAAGGCAGCGGTACCTCGCGCTACTTTTCATCTTATACCCACATGCCCAGAACTTGTTACTCAGGGAAGACACCCATCACCTGTACTTCAAGACATGCCGAAGGAACCTTTTGGATGTCTGAACTTTCTCAAACCAGCCGATCCCCTTGCAGCCGGTACCCCAAGACTGGAACGCCTGCAAGAACTCACCCGGGTATCTGTCAACCAACTTTTACTTCACCCATACTCTCGCCTGCCCACATCCGACTACCCCTACAACGACGCCCCACCGTCAGCAGGAAGTAGCCAGAGCAGAGTCGACGCCCCCGACaccattatataaaacaaaaggtcggaatgttggggccaggcgggaagggaaactcctcaagatggcggatacgccaaaatggctgaggttcctgtcaccacctccacttgggacgacagcttgagcagacccttacacctctcctttggacttcctcaaccgaacccaatgcccttcaaaccccagaggaggaagtcacctttgactggtcgaattgcaatccttcctttgcatagtgagggtcactctgactggttggattgcaatccttcctttgcatatgagccaaccaataggaaaccgttctgccttacaactgttatgtaaaccccctaccaccttgtcttggcgcgacttcctcgactcactctctttcccccgtgagtcggggaacctcgcccgagggtgcctgcaataaaatctgttcttggaccctcgcttgccttggcggtctcatttccgTCTAGTTACTAAAAAAACTTAACACCTCACTCATGATTTTCACTTTAGCTGTGGACTTTTTCTCACCTCCCCTTCACTACTCTTTGAAACAATCACCTACACTCACCATGTCCCCAATTCTCCCTCCAGACTAACCTGAACCCAGCCCAGCCCTCCACTGAATGGCTTTCTGAAAGCAGATTGTAAATTCCTACCTGGAAGATTCccccttctcatttcctttggcCTCTGACACCGttggtctgct
This window encodes:
- the LOC118352421 gene encoding protein NYNRIN-like isoform X1 yields the protein MLQVAGWIEAYPTARETADVVATILIEHIIPRFGLPRTLQSDNGPAFISSVTQQVAESLNITWKLHIPYHPQSSGKVERANGLLKAQLTKLTLETRLSWPTLLPIALTRLRASPRGPSGLSPFELLYGRPFLINHNLPAIPPPLLSYLPYLTLLRALLRTHADAVIPASPRDLSPGDQVLLRNLQPGSLQTRWTGPHTVILTTPTAAKLLGHTAWIHINNLKRAPTGIEWTSQMVGPTKLRLARAPSHTSPEPPDPSGRM